A region from the Eublepharis macularius isolate TG4126 chromosome 13, MPM_Emac_v1.0, whole genome shotgun sequence genome encodes:
- the MTCP1 gene encoding protein p13 MTCP-1, which yields MAEGEEGDDARAPPVRLWVRRTGVYCDENQKTWLVASEEESGTLKARIRRVQVPLGEAVRPSRLPASQLPHMWQLSEGQQYRDSNSRIWDIEHHLLITGVEELLLKLLPSD from the exons ATGGCAGAAGGAGAGGAAGGTGATGATGCCAGAGCCCCACCTGTCCGCCTCTGGGTACGACGGACAGGTGTCTATTGTGATGAAAACCAGAAAACATGGCTGGTGGCATCCGAAGAG GAGTCAGGCACGCTGAAAGCCCGGATCAGAAGAGTCCAGGTCCCCCTGGGTGAGGCAGTGCGTCCCAGccgcctcccagcctcccagctgCCCCACATGTGGCAGCTTTCAGAGGGGCAGCAATATAGGGACAGCAACTCCCGCATCTGGGACATCGAACACCATTTACTT ATCACGGGAGTGGAGGAGCTGCTCTTGAAACTCCTGCCAAGCGATTAA